A genomic region of Phragmites australis chromosome 2, lpPhrAust1.1, whole genome shotgun sequence contains the following coding sequences:
- the LOC133909823 gene encoding WRKY transcription factor 28-like yields MFPSSGRTVMALGHGQTSSTAGAAMAAASSSTPTITFAFQPSPPPTSSLPHHGVLGYSSLVLDHRPATATTTIPPPILHNLHAAHVSPPPRSSPPHPWSTCDEGDHDRQRPGKGAATSTRAAAAAGLGVGVGAVRMKKARRKVREPRFCFKTMSDVDVLDDGYKWRKYGQKVVKNTQYPRSYYRCTQDNCRVKKRVERLAEDPRMVITTYEGRHVHSPSRDDDDDAARASAEMSFIW; encoded by the exons atgTTCCCATCGTCAGGGAGGACGGTGATGGCGCTGGGCCACGGCCAAACCTCGtccaccgccggcgccgccatggccgcggcctcctcctccacccccaCCATAACCTTCGCCTTCCAGCCCTCGCCTCCTCCAACGAGCTCTCTCCCCCACCATGGCGTGCTAGGTTATAGCTCCCTTGTCCTAGACCACCGCCCAGCCacagccaccaccaccatcccGCCCCCCATCCTCCACAACCTGCATGCAGCGCACGTTTCCCCTCCGCCAAGGTCATCGCCTCCTCATCCATG GTCGACCTGTGACGAAGGTGATCATGACAGGCAGAGACCGGGGAAAGGTGCTGCGACGAGcacgcgggcggcggcggcggcggggctgggGGTCGGGGTCGGGGCTGTGAGGATGAAGAAGGCGCGGCGGAAGGTGCGGGAGCCGCGGTTCTGCTTCAAGACCATGAGCGACGTCGACGTGCTCGACGACGGCTACAAGTGGCGCAAGTACGGCCAGAAGGTCGTCAAGAACACGCAGTACCCCAG GAGCTACTACCGATGCACGCAGGACAACTGCCGGGTGAAGAAGCGGGTGGAGCGGCTGGCGGAGGACCCCCGCATGGTGATCACCACCTACGAGGGCCGCCACGTCCACTCCCCCTcccgcgacgacgacgacgacgccgcGCGCGCCAGCGCTGAGATGAGCTTCATCTGGTAG